TGGTTCTTCAACGCGATCCCGCCACGCGCAGGGGTGGGCGCCCTGGAGAAAGAGATCTTCGAGCACGCGTCCTACGGACGGCAGCTAGGGCTGCTGACCGACGTGGTCCTGGCACTGGCCGAGCAGGCAAGCTGGACGAACGGACAGGCTCAGAAAAAACATGCAGAACTTCTCGCCTTGAAGCAGGAGATCGACACGGTGAAGGCCAGCCAACGGGACGCGCTGGCCGACGCCGCGCACGCCGCGCTCGGCCGACTCGCGGCCGCCGACCCAGCGCGGCTGCGGCAGGTGCTGGACAGCTTCGAACGGCGCTGACGCGCTCCGACGGCAACAGCGGCCCGCCGCAGCCGCAACGCCATGTCCGGAGCGAGACGCCGGCGGCTTGTGCCGGTTGTATGCCGGACCGCACCCGCAGCCCGTCGGACACCCGATGATTTCCGCACTGCGCCCGTCATCGGTCCGCGGGGCAAAACGAGCTGCGTCGAGCACGCGGCCTGGGGCTCTACAGCCGTGCCGGCTGGGCGGGGCAATTTCTCGGTTTTCGGTCCATGAATGAGCTTTCCGGCGCCGGAGCGCGGTATACGTAGGGCCTGGCACGCCGGGAAACACGGCTGCAGCGAGCGCATGCAGTGGCACGGTCGCAGAGGTCTCGACATCACGATGACCCGTCGCGCCGACCCTGCACATCGCGACGTCCGCTGTCGCCCGCACGGTCCCGCCCGGCATTGCCGGAAGCCGGCCCCTTTCTGCTGCAGCAGGAGGCCATGTTGTACCTAGCAGGAGATCGTTCATGTCCAAGTTGTCTCTGGCCGCCATCGTGCTCGGCGGAATCGCCGCTACCGCACAGGCGCAAACCAAGTGGGATATCGCCTCTGCCTACCCCACGTCCAACTTCCACACCGAGAACCTGACGCAGTTCGCCAAGGATGTGGAGCAGGCCGCCGGCGGCAAGCTGCGAGTCACGGTGCACGCCAATGCGGCGCTCTTCAAGGCGCCCGACATCAAGCGGGCCGTGCAGGGCAACCAGGCGCAGGTCGGCGAGATCCTGCTGGTGAACTACCAGAATGAATGGCAGGGCTATGGCGTCGATGGACTGCCCTTCCTGGCCGATAGTTATCCGGAGGCGCGCAAGCTCTACCAGGCGCAAAAGCCGGCGCTGGAGAAGAAGCTCGGCGAGCAGGGCATCATGCTGCTGTATGCCGTGCCGTGGCCGCCTCAGGGCCTGTTCGTGAAGAAGCCGATCAGCAGCCTCGCCGACCTGAAGGGCAGCAAATGGCGGGCATACAGCCCGGCCACCACCCGCATGGCGGAGCTCATCGGTGCGCAACCCGTCACCGTGCAGGCAGCGGACCTGCCACAGGCCATGGCCACCGGCGCGGTCGAATCCTTCATGACGTCGGGCGCGACCGGCTACGACAGCAAGACCTACGAGCACATCAAGTACTACTACAACACGCAGGCCTGGTTGCCCAAGAACGCGGTCATCGTCAATCGCAAGGCCTTCGAAAGCCTGGACGAGGCCACGCAGCAGGCGGTCCGCAAGGCCGCTGCCGCTGCAGAGGAGCGTGGCTGGAAGACCTCCGAGGCCAAGGATCGGGAGTACGTTGGCCTGCTGAAGAAGAACGGTATGGAGATCGTTGAGCCCTCGCCGCAGTTGAAGACCGACATGCGCAAGATGGTCGGCGAGCCGATCCTGAAGGAATGGCTGCAGAAGGCCGGCCCAGAGGGCCAGGCGGTGGTGGACGCCTACAAGAAGCCCTGAGTGTCCCGAAGGCGCAAGCCCGCCCCACCCACCGGCGGCGGGCTTGCGGCGGCAAGGGTGCCGCCGCGAGGCCAGGCGTTCAGGGCAGGCGCATCAAGGCACGCACCCGCAGGCGCTCGCGTTCATCGAAGTGCGCGGCCAGGTAGCCGGCGATGGCCTCGTTGCGCTGCAGCTCCGAGAGCTCCGGTGCCCGCTGCAGGCGGCCGATTTCTGCATGGGCTTGCAGAAGGCGGCGCTCCCAGGCCGCCCACTGGGCGTCTTCCTCTCGAAGCCGCTGCGCCGCGGCTTCCCCGAACTGCTCGATGCGCTGCCGGTGCAGGGTGGCCGCATCGACGCGGCCCGGATCTGGCAGCAGCGCCGAAGGGGCGGGCGGCTCGGCGGTGGGCTGGGCGATGTGCCGCGCCAGCTCCGCCTCCTCATCGGCATAGAAGGCCGCGGCCCAGGCGACTCCCAGCATCTGCCGGCGCACCTGCTGCCGCTCTGCCAGCGCGACCGGCCAGGTCGCACGGTCATCCATGCGCACCGAGTGCTGGAAGCGGTATTGCTGCAGGGCCAGGTAGCGGTCCCACAGCGCCAGCACCTCGGCGGCGGGTTCCGGGGCGAGATCGCGCCGGGCGTGCGTGGCGAGCAGCGTGCTCAGTTCGGGCAGCGTCGCCTCACCGACGCCGCTCAGGTAGTAGTCGAAGCGGCGGCGCAAGGCGATGGACGGCTGCAAGCGCCCGGCTTCGTCGAGCGGCCAGCCGCCGTCCGGCTCGGTACCTCGCAGCGAGCCCTGCTCGAGCAGGACCCGCTCGACCTCGCGCACCGAGCGGCCGGTGGCTGGCTCTGCGGCAGGCGCCGGCGGTGCGCCGGCGGCCAACACGCTGAAGCCTCGGCCCTCGCCGGACGGCGGTGCAGGCGCGGCCACGGTCGCGGACGGCGCTTCCCCTGGCGCCTGCAGCATCCAGCCCACCAGGGCCGCCAGCGCCGCCGCGCCGGTGGCGCCGATCCACCAAGTCGTGGTGCGGCTTGCACCCGCCGAGGTCTTCAACATCCTGCTCCTTTCACAGTCCTGCCTGGCGCAGGCGGTTGGCGTGGTTGCGGTAGAACTGCACCGGGTCGGGCGCCAGCCAACCCTTCAGGCCGAAGGTGTGGTTGATCGCGTCCAGGTGGTTCCAGGGATAGTCGCTGCGCAGTACGGTGCCCCAGTGCGAGGAGCACTGGCTCACCAGGCCATCGTTGCGCTCCGCGCCGAAAAAGGTGCTGGTGAGCGCCAGCAGGCTGTCGGAGGCGTCGTCGTCATGCGTGCGCACGGACGTGCCCCCGGCCGAGTAGTAGCGCACCCCCAGCACCTCCTGCGGACCGTGGCCGCAGTGCTCGACGGGCGCGCCTTGCGGGAAGCGCCGGTTGAAGTCCGCCGCGCCGCGGCTGTTCAATGATTGCAGAGCAGCCAGCGAGTTCTGCGGCAGGTCGGGGCGGCCGGAGAGGGTGCTGATGAAGCGGGCGAGTGCATCCGCGATGGCCGCGAACAGGCCGGTCGTGCCGGTCCAGCTGGTCAGGTGCTCGATACCGTCGGCGGTCTTGCTGCCCAGGTGCGGGGTCGTGATGGTGGTGACGGACGCCACCAGTTCCGGCGCCACGGCAGCGACATAGCGCACGGTCTGTCCGCCATGGCTGTGGCCCACCAGGTTGAAGCGGGCATGGCCATGCGCCTGCTGCAGCGCACGTAGCTCCCGCAAGAGCTGCTCGCCGCGCACTTCGGAGGCATTGGCTGCCGACACCGCAGGACCGTACACCGTGGCCCCGCCGGCACGCAGGGCCTGCGGCACCCCGTAGAAGTAGTCGATCGGACCGAGCTTCTCGAAGCCGAGCAGGCCCGCCACCAGCACGATGGGATAACGGGTCCGGGCGTAGCTGGTGTCATCCGCGCGGCCGTCGGCCGCCGCGGCGAGCGGGCTGGACGCAACGGCACAGAGGCCGGCGGTGGCAAGGGCATATCGAGCCAACAAGCGTGGAGTCACTTGAATCTCCTCTCACGAGATCGCAGTGCCTTCGGCGGGCCGGTGCGCCTCGGGCCGAACCCCTCGACACCCTCGACACAGGCCGTCCGGCCGTGGTCGGCAGATTGAAAGTCGAGTTGCGCTGGGGCGGTTCCGGGGTTTTCCCACAGCTGCGGTGCAGCAAAGTGATTGGCGCTGATCGCGTCCGAGGAAGGCTGCGGCGGCGATCACGCCGCCCCTCGCTTCAGGGGCGAGGGCGGGCGCAAGCACGACCCGGAGGCCGCTGTTGCAATTCGGGCTGCACCCGCTCAGGGAGGGCCGTCGCCGGCAGGGGGCGGGGCCGGTTCGTCGCGCGGCGGCGACATCGGAAAGCGCACCGTCACGCGGGTGCCGCGCCCGAGCGCGGTGGCCGGGTCGGCGCCGCCCGGGCCTTCACGAGCGTCCTCGATGTTCACCTCCGCCTCGTGCTGGTGGGCAATCTCGCGCACGATGGCAAGGCCCAGGCCGCTGCCGTCCACCCCGGTGCCAAGCGCCCGGTAGAACGGCTGGAAGACCAGCTCCCGCTCGCTCTCCGGAATGCCGGGCCCGGAGTCCTCGACCTGCACCACGCTGACTTGGCCGAAGGGATCGTTCACCACCCGCACGGTCACCGTGCCGCCCTCCGGCGTGTAGAGGATGGCGTTGTCCACCAGGTTGCGGATCAGCTCCTTCACCAGCAGCGGATTGCCCAGCACCCGCGCGCTGCCGGGACTGAACAGGGGCGGGCTCTCGGGGCCCTCGTAGCCCAGGTCGATGCGCTTGTCGAGCGCACGCGGCACGAAGTCGCGCACCGCGTCGGCCGCCAGCCGGGCCAGCGGCACCTCGTGCCGGTGCAGCACCTGCCCCTGGTTCTCGGCCCGCGCCAGCGCCAGCAGCTGGT
This genomic stretch from Eleftheria terrae harbors:
- a CDS encoding TRAP transporter substrate-binding protein, giving the protein MSKLSLAAIVLGGIAATAQAQTKWDIASAYPTSNFHTENLTQFAKDVEQAAGGKLRVTVHANAALFKAPDIKRAVQGNQAQVGEILLVNYQNEWQGYGVDGLPFLADSYPEARKLYQAQKPALEKKLGEQGIMLLYAVPWPPQGLFVKKPISSLADLKGSKWRAYSPATTRMAELIGAQPVTVQAADLPQAMATGAVESFMTSGATGYDSKTYEHIKYYYNTQAWLPKNAVIVNRKAFESLDEATQQAVRKAAAAAEERGWKTSEAKDREYVGLLKKNGMEIVEPSPQLKTDMRKMVGEPILKEWLQKAGPEGQAVVDAYKKP
- a CDS encoding lipase secretion chaperone encodes the protein MLKTSAGASRTTTWWIGATGAAALAALVGWMLQAPGEAPSATVAAPAPPSGEGRGFSVLAAGAPPAPAAEPATGRSVREVERVLLEQGSLRGTEPDGGWPLDEAGRLQPSIALRRRFDYYLSGVGEATLPELSTLLATHARRDLAPEPAAEVLALWDRYLALQQYRFQHSVRMDDRATWPVALAERQQVRRQMLGVAWAAAFYADEEAELARHIAQPTAEPPAPSALLPDPGRVDAATLHRQRIEQFGEAAAQRLREEDAQWAAWERRLLQAHAEIGRLQRAPELSELQRNEAIAGYLAAHFDERERLRVRALMRLP
- a CDS encoding esterase/lipase family protein, coding for MTPRLLARYALATAGLCAVASSPLAAAADGRADDTSYARTRYPIVLVAGLLGFEKLGPIDYFYGVPQALRAGGATVYGPAVSAANASEVRGEQLLRELRALQQAHGHARFNLVGHSHGGQTVRYVAAVAPELVASVTTITTPHLGSKTADGIEHLTSWTGTTGLFAAIADALARFISTLSGRPDLPQNSLAALQSLNSRGAADFNRRFPQGAPVEHCGHGPQEVLGVRYYSAGGTSVRTHDDDASDSLLALTSTFFGAERNDGLVSQCSSHWGTVLRSDYPWNHLDAINHTFGLKGWLAPDPVQFYRNHANRLRQAGL